From the Vidua chalybeata isolate OUT-0048 chromosome 28, bVidCha1 merged haplotype, whole genome shotgun sequence genome, one window contains:
- the SORBS3 gene encoding LOW QUALITY PROTEIN: vinexin (The sequence of the model RefSeq protein was modified relative to this genomic sequence to represent the inferred CDS: inserted 1 base in 1 codon), with protein sequence MSSASWLHSLDPIPGNVTGNSEWAGPAPERGALGGAAHPGGGARAHGDPAPGRTVPPDPPGGCSWGALPASPPRGAEAXPAPSPGEVRAVDFSSLPLAAPSRSARGCSPKPRCFPGAPVGTAQEGTGSPRAPSPPSPAMEGRLLPPDPSPALRVEDVPRLHPPLQLSPQHTETRVPVIRHRGSNTLNFHFHDPESRSTAENSQGAPKSSVNEWYQTWPAKEAKAPSTQVPTHPTPSPRAAPTCPRPPGWSATWTKDSKRRERRWVKYDGIGPVDETGMPLASRSSVDSPRDWYRSMFRQIHRKLPEPDWDTHSCPTTAPSSPPKPRRRGSAPAEPPGMPNGMDWTRWGATGATAEPGSIFDYEPGQFSPREQTPAAARPKRAQSIEVLLEQELEQLSEELDKDMRDMETRRTPRQSPAAAPTARSPAPASPAARSPLSPHRLWSAPVTHHSPATPSMERGGLGLASDRSPGRDTLRPGTLPSLSDLGDPVEAVKREEKKMKAARLKFNFQAESPKELTLQKGDIVYIHKEVDRNWLEGEHHGRVGIFPSNYVEILPPTEVPKPIKAPTLQVLEYGEALALYNFRGDLHVELSFRKGERICLVRRVNENWYEGRISGTSRQGIFPATYVQVLKEPRVKTTAEDMPSSPAPASPRPAAGSPSLQRSPGPRIPQAPSGSPREAKWDSGVTGGRPSSPRHLGATFPPSPKLPHAGTPSPLVASASPPHPAAAHPQEPWRPAWTPEQRPTPAAQTSARPEPAPSYNGSEIRWTPYRALYQYRPQNADELELLEGDRVDVMQQCDDGWFVGVSRRTQKFGTFPGNYVAPV encoded by the exons ATGAGTTCAGCCTCCTGGCTCCATTCCCtggatcccatccctggaaatgtcacTGGAAACTCTGAATGGGCCGGCCCCGCTCCAGAGCGGGGAGCGCTGGGGGGGGCAGCGCACCCCGGGGGGGGGGCCAGGGCACACGGGGACCCAGCGCCGGGCAGGACGGTGCCTCCCGACCCTCCCGGGGGATGCTCCTGGGGGGCTCTCCCCGCCAGCCCCCCACGAGGCGCTGAGG CCCCCGCTCCTTCTCCCGGCGAAGTTCGGGCCGTGGATTTTTCCTCCCTGCCGCTCGCAGCTCCGTCCCGCTcagcccggggctgctccccaaAACCCCGCTGCTTCCCGGGGGCCCCCGTTGGCACCGCCCAGGAG gGCACGGGCAGCCCCCGGGCACCATCCCCGCCCTCCCCGGCCATGGAGGGCCGGCTCCTGCCCCCTGACCCCAGCCCGGCTCTGCGTGTGGAGGACGTTCCCCGCCTCCACCCACCTCTGCAGCTGTCCCCGCAGCACACGGAGACACGg GTGCCCGTCATCCGCCACCGCGGCTCCAACACCCTCAACTTCCACTTCCATGACCCGGAGAGCCGCAGCACCGCCGAGAACAGCCAGGGAGCTCCCAAGAGCTCAG TGAATGAGTGGTACCAGACCTGGCCAGCCAAGGAGGCGAAAGCCCCCAGCACCCAGGTGCCCACCCACCCCAcacccagccccagggctgcccccaCGTGCCCACGGCCCCCGGGCTGGTCGGCAACCTGGACCAAGGACAGCAAGCGGCGGGAGAGGCGCTGGGTGAAGTACGATGGCATCGGGCCCGTGGACGAGACGGGGATGCCCCTCGCCTCACGCTCG AGCGTCGACAGCCCCCGAGACTGGTACCGCAGCATGTTCCGGCAGATCCACCGCAAGCtgccag AGCCCGACTGGGACACCCATTCTTGCCCCACCACGGCGCCTTCATCGCCCCCCAAGCCGCGGAGGAGGGGCTCGGCCCCAGCTGAGCCCCCCGGAATGCCCAACGGGATGGACTG GACCCGCTGGGGTGCCACCGGTGCCACCGCCGAGCCTGGCAGCATTTTTGACTACGAACCAGGGCAGTTCTCTCCGCGGGAGCAG ACCCCGGCAGCAGCACGGCCGAAGCGGGCTCAGTCCATCGAG gtgctgctggagcaggagctggagcagctcagcgAGGAGCTGGACAAGGACATGAGGGACATGGAGACGCGCCGGACCCCCCGCCAG AGCCCGGCGGCTGCTCCCACCGCTCGCTCCCCTGCTCCGGCCTCCCCGGCTGCTCG GAGCCCCCTGTCCCCCCACCGGCTGTGGAGCGCCCCTGTCACCCACCACTCACCTGCCACCCCCAGCATGGAGCggggtgggctggggctggccagCGACcggagccctggcagag ACACCCTCAGGCCAGGGACCCTCCCCAGCTTGTCCGACCTGGGGGACCCTGTGGAGGCCGTcaagagggaagagaagaag aTGAAAGCTGCTCGCCTCAAGTTCAACTTCCAAGCTGAGTCTCCCAA GGAGCTGACGCTGCAGAAGGGGGACATCGTCTACATCCACAAGGAGGTGGACAGGAACTGGCTGGAGGGGGAGCACCACGGCCGCGTGGGCATCTTCCCCTCCAACTACGTGGAG ATCCTGCCCCCCACGGAGGTGCCCAAGCCCATCAAGGCTCCCACGCTCCAGGTGCTGGAATACGGCGAGGCGCTGGCGCTCTACAACTTCCGAGGGGATCTGCACGTGGAGCTCTCCTTTCGCAAG GGCGAGCGGATCTGCCTGGTGCGGCGGGTGAACGAGAACTGGTACGAGGGGCGGATCTCGGGCACCAGCCGCCAAGGCATCTTCCCCGCCACCTACGTCCAGGTGCTGAAGGAGCCGCGGGTCAAAACCACGGCCGAGGACATGCCCTCCTCTCCCGCCCCCGCCAGCCCCCGGCCCGCGGCCGGATCCCCGTCCCTGCAGCGCTCGCCCGGCCCCCGCATCCCCCAGGCTCCCTCCGGCTCCCCCCGGGAAGCGAAGTGGGATTCTGGGGTGACGGGCGGGCGCCCGTCCTCTCCGCGCCACCTCGGTGCCacgttccccccctccccaaagctgccccacgctggcacccccagccccttgGTGGCCTCTGCCAGCCCCCCACACCCTGCGGCCGCCCACCCCCAGGAGCCCTGGCGTCCCGCCTGGACCCCCGAGCAG CGCCCGACCCCGGCGGCACAAACCAGCGCCcgccccgagcccgccccgTCCTACAACGGCTCCGAAATCCGGTGGACTCC GTACCGGGCACTCTACCAGTACCGGCCCCAAAACGCCGAcgagctggagctgctggaaggggaCCGGGTGGATGTCATGCAGCAATGCGACGACGGCTGGTTCGTGG GAGTGTCCAGGAGGACGCAGAAATTCGGCACTTTCCCCGGGAATTACGTGGCGCCGGTGTGA